The sequence below is a genomic window from Immundisolibacter sp..
ACCATTGGCGAAGTGGCGTTTGGCTGGGTGGATGACGTACCGGGTATCGACCTGAACGGTCATAGGAAGACGGGTGGTTCGCCAGGTGCACTCGCCGCTGCGGCAGCCGCTGGTGGTGGTTTCGTGCGCTTTGACGACATCACTGGGCACTTCTGGGGCTTCCAGGCGCGCTCCGGTCTGACCTACAACAACATCCTGTTCAACCGCATCAACATGGACTTCAACACCGCCTTCCGCTGGGATGTGGAGGGCACCTCGCCAGAGCTGGGTGGTGCGCAGTTGTTCGTGGGCGGCCGCAAGCAGGCGTCGGTGGGCGTGACTTTCGACTACGCCTTGCGTTGGAAGCTGGGTATCAACCAGACCTTCTTCTTCGATGGCGACAACGACCAGTGGCGGCCGACTCGCTCGCGGAACGTCAGCACGACCGATCGCGACTTCCTGGCTATCGACGTGAGTTACACCTTCTGATCGGCGCGGTCTAGCGCCAGGATAAAGGTCGGCATTTTCAAGGGGAACCTGCATGAAGTTTATAAAGGTCGCGGCGAGCCTGATGCTCGCCGCGAGTGGCGCTGGTCTGGCCGGGCTGGCGCAGGCGAAAGTATCGCCGGAAGAAGCGGCCAGAATTGGCCTTGAAGGCACGGAACTGACACCGGTTGGTGCGATCCGGGCTGGTAACGCGGACGGTACCATCCCGGCCTGGGACGGCGGCATCAAGACGCCCCCGGCTGGCTACGAGGATGGCAAGTGGTACGTCGATCCTTACCAGGACGACCAGGTGCTGTTCACCATCACGGCGCAGAACTACCAGCAGCATGAGGACAAACTGTCGGCCGGCACCATCGCGATGCTCAAGAAGTATCCCGATACCTTCAAGCTGAATATCTATCCGAGCCGTCGCAGTGCTTCGTACCCGCAATGGCTGTACGACGCCTCGATCTGGAATGCGAGCAACACCGATTGGTGCGACCCGCCACCGGGCGGCCCCAACACCCGCCAGCGCTGCGTCAAGCAGGAGTTGTTCCAGCCGGGCGTGCCCTTCCCCATCCCGCAGGATGGGGGCGAGGCCATGTACAACCACACCTTCTATTTTTTCGGTAAGTATTTCACCTCGGTTGCCTATGGCTTCAACGCCTTCACCGATGGCACGTATGCCGAGCACGTCAAGAAAGAGCGCTGGCTACAACCCATGTATTTGACCGGCGCCGAAAAGCCCAAAGGCGACATGTTTGAACGCAACGGTGGTGCCATGTGGTGCTTCTCGCAGGAAGATCTGGCACCCCCACGCAGCGCGGGCACCATCTTCAGCGGCTGTAACTACTTCCAGAGCGTCGATTTCGATGCCTATCTGTATATCCCTGGCCAGCGCCGGGTACGCAAGGCGCCGGAAATCGGTTTTTACGACAGCC
It includes:
- a CDS encoding DUF1329 domain-containing protein; amino-acid sequence: MKFIKVAASLMLAASGAGLAGLAQAKVSPEEAARIGLEGTELTPVGAIRAGNADGTIPAWDGGIKTPPAGYEDGKWYVDPYQDDQVLFTITAQNYQQHEDKLSAGTIAMLKKYPDTFKLNIYPSRRSASYPQWLYDASIWNASNTDWCDPPPGGPNTRQRCVKQELFQPGVPFPIPQDGGEAMYNHTFYFFGKYFTSVAYGFNAFTDGTYAEHVKKERWLQPMYLTGAEKPKGDMFERNGGAMWCFSQEDLAPPRSAGTIFSGCNYFQSVDFDAYLYIPGQRRVRKAPEIGFYDS